A section of the Pseudomonas prosekii genome encodes:
- the cra gene encoding catabolite repressor/activator: MKLSDIAQLAGVSVTTASYVINGKATQQRISSATVERVRAVVEQHGFTPNPQAAGLRSRHTRTLGFILPDLENPSYARIAKLLEQGARARGYQLLIASSDDAPDSERQLLKLFRARRCDALIVASCLPTDDDSYRQLQAKGMPIIAIDRVMEPEHFCSVISDDREASLHLTQSLLQPLPKQIALIGARPELSISQERAAGFKQALAGFKGEIFIEQGESFSRECGKQLMEELLQRLGHLPDALVTTSYVLLQGVFDALHDFPLKTRPLRLGTFGDTQLLDFLPLPVNAMAQQHQLIADKALELALAAIEQSDYQPGVQAIARTFKQRILQD, encoded by the coding sequence TTGAAACTCAGTGATATCGCACAGTTGGCCGGCGTGTCCGTGACCACCGCCAGTTATGTCATCAATGGCAAAGCTACCCAGCAACGCATCAGCAGCGCGACGGTCGAGCGCGTGCGCGCGGTGGTCGAGCAGCATGGTTTTACCCCTAATCCGCAAGCCGCCGGTTTGCGCAGTCGGCACACCCGCACGCTGGGTTTCATTCTGCCGGATCTGGAAAACCCCAGTTACGCGCGCATCGCCAAGCTCTTGGAGCAAGGCGCCCGCGCACGCGGCTATCAATTGCTGATCGCCAGTTCCGACGATGCGCCGGACAGTGAGCGGCAGTTGCTCAAGCTGTTTCGTGCACGGCGCTGCGATGCGCTGATCGTCGCCAGTTGCCTGCCAACCGATGACGACAGTTATCGCCAGTTGCAGGCCAAAGGCATGCCGATCATCGCCATCGACCGGGTCATGGAGCCAGAGCATTTCTGTTCGGTGATCAGCGATGACCGCGAGGCCAGTCTGCACCTGACCCAGAGCCTGCTGCAGCCGTTGCCCAAGCAGATCGCGCTGATCGGCGCGCGTCCCGAGCTGAGCATCAGCCAGGAACGGGCCGCCGGGTTCAAGCAAGCGCTGGCCGGGTTCAAGGGTGAAATCTTCATTGAGCAAGGCGAGTCGTTCAGCCGCGAGTGCGGCAAACAACTGATGGAAGAATTACTCCAGCGCCTGGGGCATTTGCCGGATGCGCTGGTGACGACTTCCTACGTATTGCTGCAAGGCGTGTTCGACGCTTTGCATGACTTCCCGTTGAAAACCCGGCCGCTGCGCCTCGGCACCTTCGGCGATACGCAGTTGCTGGACTTCCTGCCGTTGCCGGTCAACGCCATGGCCCAGCAGCACCAGTTGATCGCTGATAAAGCGCTGGAACTGGCGTTGGCCGCCATCGAACAATCGGATTATCAGCCGGGCGTGC